A stretch of Pseudorhodobacter turbinis DNA encodes these proteins:
- a CDS encoding AMP-binding protein — protein sequence MTSLLSDFAAAVARHPERIAIVDGKGREVSFAQLKSRADALASGWHRRGIRKGDRVLLAMPLDADLYAALAALWSLGATVVLPEPAMGLAGLRHAAKLGGVSAFCSGGAFGLLKFALPELWPLRHLRPKQSRGTRPDLPAPDADDIALISFTSGTSGLPKAIPRSHGFLDAQHRAIAPMLHSDAPERDLVSFPVFVLINIASGRTSILPNWKMSRLSRLQPATLAQWLARQSVTRALMPPSLCEKLVETAIPATLHTIFTGGGPVFPDLMRRLTAGKKDLRLVCVYGSTEAEPIAHLDAADISADDNRRMTEGKGLLVGQPVAGLDLRVVDDEVQVAGAHVNSGYLDPAHDVENKVHDGGVIWHRTGDAGYVDAQGRLWLLGRSGTEVDLPQGPSFPFPIEVAARGWEGVTRCALIETAAGACLVVEGDARCLADWQAQAARLGIPKVMQVANIPMDKRHASKIDSAALARLVV from the coding sequence ATGACTAGCCTGCTGTCGGATTTCGCCGCCGCTGTTGCGCGCCATCCCGAAAGGATTGCGATTGTGGATGGCAAAGGGCGCGAGGTCAGTTTTGCGCAGCTTAAATCCCGCGCCGATGCGTTGGCAAGCGGCTGGCATCGGCGCGGCATTCGCAAGGGGGATCGGGTCTTGCTTGCCATGCCGCTTGATGCCGACCTTTATGCAGCGCTTGCGGCCCTTTGGTCGCTGGGGGCAACGGTGGTTTTGCCTGAACCGGCAATGGGCCTTGCGGGGCTGCGCCATGCCGCAAAGCTTGGGGGGGTATCGGCCTTTTGCAGCGGGGGCGCTTTTGGGTTGTTGAAGTTTGCGCTGCCGGAACTGTGGCCTTTGCGCCACCTGCGGCCCAAGCAATCGCGCGGCACAAGGCCCGATCTGCCCGCACCTGATGCGGACGATATTGCGCTGATCTCCTTCACCTCTGGCACCAGCGGCCTGCCCAAGGCGATTCCGCGCAGCCACGGCTTTCTTGACGCACAACACCGCGCCATCGCCCCCATGCTGCATAGCGATGCGCCAGAGCGGGATCTTGTCAGCTTTCCGGTGTTCGTGTTGATCAATATCGCCAGTGGCCGGACATCAATCTTGCCCAATTGGAAGATGTCGCGCCTGTCGCGGTTGCAACCCGCCACCCTTGCGCAGTGGCTTGCGCGCCAATCCGTAACGCGCGCCCTTATGCCGCCGTCGCTATGCGAAAAGCTGGTAGAGACGGCGATCCCGGCCACGTTGCATACGATCTTTACCGGTGGGGGGCCGGTTTTCCCCGATCTGATGCGGCGACTGACGGCGGGCAAAAAGGATCTGCGCCTTGTTTGCGTCTATGGCTCTACCGAGGCAGAGCCGATTGCCCATCTGGATGCGGCCGATATCAGTGCCGATGACAATCGCAGGATGACAGAGGGGAAGGGGCTGCTGGTCGGGCAGCCCGTGGCGGGGCTTGATCTGCGGGTGGTTGATGATGAGGTTCAGGTCGCGGGGGCGCATGTCAACTCCGGCTACCTCGATCCGGCGCATGACGTCGAGAACAAGGTCCATGATGGCGGGGTGATTTGGCACCGGACGGGCGATGCGGGTTATGTTGATGCGCAAGGCAGGCTTTGGCTGCTGGGGCGCAGCGGGACAGAGGTGGACCTGCCGCAAGGGCCGAGCTTTCCCTTTCCGATCGAGGTCGCCGCGCGGGGGTGGGAAGGCGTTACCCGATGCGCCTTGATCGAAACCGCAGCGGGGGCCTGTCTGGTGGTGGAGGGCGACGCGCGATGCCTTGCCGATTGGCAGGCGCAGGCTGCGCGTCTGGGTATCCCCAAGGTGATGCAGGTCGCCAATATCCCGATGGACAAGCGGCACGCGTCGAAAATTGACAGCGCCGCCCTTGCCAGATTAGTTGTCTAG
- a CDS encoding helix-turn-helix domain-containing protein — translation MPLTGLTGSRVRERRLAAGIGQADLARAVGISASYLNLIEHNRRRISEAVLAKLAKILGVDAAHLAEGAEGGLSPELRAAATAAQGPKPEVERLDEFLGRFPGWADLLAGQYRRIGHLERMVAALNDRIGHDPHLSQALHEMLSAVSSVRSTAAILAETEDIDPGWRARFHANLHADSERLAAGAEALVAYLDGSEQEADTGVAAPQEELETWLAEHGWHFSELETGGAGPDALKARIADLASGAARSLARAWVAQAAEDARHLPLAQFEAALADGNDPLLLAQRFGCDVLRVFRRLAFRPDATEGLVLCDGSGALIMRKPVDGFTLPRQGAACPLWPLYAALSCPAHPVAAVAEMPGLNPQRFELRAYCALSYPQGFSGPQVRDAAMLIAPSMVERTGAALAVGSSCRICPRAGCVARREPSIIAEIA, via the coding sequence ATGCCATTGACAGGTTTGACAGGCAGTCGCGTGCGGGAACGTCGCTTGGCGGCGGGGATCGGGCAGGCCGATCTGGCGCGGGCTGTGGGGATATCGGCCTCTTACCTCAATCTGATCGAACATAACCGGCGGCGTATTTCCGAGGCGGTTCTGGCCAAGCTGGCCAAGATCTTGGGGGTGGATGCGGCGCATCTGGCCGAAGGCGCCGAGGGTGGGCTGTCGCCGGAGTTGCGCGCGGCGGCGACGGCGGCACAAGGCCCAAAGCCCGAGGTGGAGCGGCTCGATGAATTTCTGGGCCGCTTTCCGGGCTGGGCGGATCTGCTGGCGGGGCAGTACCGTCGTATCGGGCATCTGGAACGCATGGTGGCGGCGTTGAACGACAGGATCGGCCATGACCCGCACCTGTCCCAAGCCCTGCATGAGATGCTCTCGGCGGTAAGCTCTGTCCGGTCAACGGCTGCGATTTTGGCGGAAACCGAAGATATCGACCCCGGCTGGCGCGCGCGATTTCACGCCAACCTTCATGCCGATAGCGAACGCCTTGCCGCAGGGGCGGAGGCACTGGTCGCCTATCTGGATGGGTCCGAGCAAGAGGCCGATACCGGCGTGGCCGCCCCGCAAGAAGAGCTGGAAACATGGCTGGCCGAACATGGGTGGCATTTTTCGGAACTGGAAACGGGCGGTGCGGGGCCTGACGCGTTGAAGGCGCGGATTGCGGATCTCGCATCAGGGGCGGCGCGGTCTTTGGCCCGCGCATGGGTGGCGCAGGCGGCCGAGGATGCGCGCCATTTGCCGCTGGCGCAATTTGAGGCAGCCTTGGCTGACGGGAACGACCCTTTGCTGCTTGCGCAACGCTTTGGCTGCGATGTGCTGCGGGTGTTTCGGCGTTTGGCGTTCCGGCCCGATGCGACCGAAGGCTTGGTTCTTTGCGACGGGTCCGGCGCGCTTATCATGCGCAAACCGGTGGACGGGTTCACCCTGCCGCGCCAAGGGGCGGCCTGCCCGCTGTGGCCGCTTTATGCAGCGTTATCTTGCCCCGCCCACCCTGTCGCCGCCGTGGCCGAGATGCCGGGTCTGAACCCTCAACGCTTTGAATTGCGGGCCTATTGCGCGCTTAGCTATCCGCAGGGGTTTTCGGGGCCGCAGGTGCGCGATGCGGCCATGTTGATCGCGCCCTCTATGGTGGAGCGAACGGGAGCGGCGCTAGCGGTTGGCAGCTCTTGCCGGATTTGTCCGCGTGCGGGCTGTGTTGCGCGGCGCGAACCGTCGATTATTGCCGAGATCGCTTAG
- a CDS encoding carbon-nitrogen hydrolase family protein yields the protein MKIALWQTPPHHDVQAALEQLSKAAQHAKAAGAQLMATPEMALGGYNIGPDKCADLATQADGLIAAIKDIATQHDIALVAGLALPGPDRPFNAAIAVDGSGNDLCRYHKTHLYGDVDRAQFTAGNALSPLFDLHGWRIGLAICYDVEFPEVTRSISLQGADLILVPTANMAPFTSVATRLVPARAEENAVFLAYCNYVGQEGSFAYCGLSCVCGPDGNDLARGTASGTDVLIADLDRAALADCRAVLTHLTDRRPELYGAQKELSHDE from the coding sequence ATGAAGATCGCATTATGGCAGACGCCCCCGCATCACGATGTGCAAGCCGCGCTCGAACAGCTTTCCAAGGCGGCACAGCATGCCAAAGCGGCAGGGGCGCAGTTGATGGCCACGCCGGAAATGGCATTGGGCGGCTATAATATCGGCCCCGATAAATGTGCGGACTTGGCAACGCAGGCTGATGGGCTGATTGCCGCAATCAAGGATATCGCCACGCAGCACGACATTGCTCTTGTCGCAGGCCTTGCCCTGCCCGGACCTGATCGGCCCTTCAATGCTGCGATCGCGGTGGATGGTTCCGGCAATGATCTGTGCCGCTATCACAAAACCCATCTTTACGGCGATGTGGATCGTGCGCAGTTTACGGCAGGTAACGCCTTGTCTCCCCTCTTTGATCTGCACGGTTGGCGCATCGGTTTGGCGATTTGCTATGACGTGGAGTTCCCCGAGGTGACAAGGTCCATTTCCCTGCAAGGCGCTGATCTGATCCTTGTGCCGACCGCCAATATGGCCCCCTTTACCAGTGTCGCCACACGGCTTGTCCCTGCACGGGCCGAGGAAAACGCCGTTTTTCTGGCCTATTGCAACTATGTCGGCCAAGAGGGCAGCTTTGCCTATTGCGGATTGTCTTGCGTTTGCGGCCCCGATGGCAATGACCTTGCGCGCGGCACAGCATCAGGTACGGATGTGCTGATCGCCGATCTTGACCGTGCTGCACTGGCGGACTGCCGCGCAGTGCTGACCCACCTTACCGACCGCCGCCCCGAATTATACGGCGCCCAAAAGGAACTATCACATGATGAATAA
- a CDS encoding SspB family protein — protein sequence MARTIEYGNLMHNAMRGLIQTVLTDVSKNGLPGDHHFFITFDTTHPEVEIADWLHARYPEEMTIVIQNWFDNFEVTDKGFSITLNFGNNPEPMIIPFDALRTFVDPSVEFGLRFETSDDTDEDDIELAEVEEEENTPHNAEVVSLDKFRK from the coding sequence ATGGCCCGCACGATCGAATACGGCAACCTTATGCACAACGCCATGCGCGGACTTATCCAGACCGTTTTGACGGATGTTTCCAAGAACGGCTTGCCCGGGGATCATCATTTCTTCATCACCTTTGACACCACGCACCCAGAGGTTGAAATCGCCGATTGGTTGCATGCCCGCTACCCAGAGGAGATGACAATCGTCATCCAGAACTGGTTTGACAACTTCGAGGTCACCGACAAAGGGTTTTCCATCACCCTCAACTTCGGCAACAACCCCGAGCCGATGATCATCCCCTTTGATGCCCTGCGCACCTTCGTTGACCCGTCAGTGGAATTCGGCCTGCGGTTTGAAACCTCCGATGACACCGATGAGGATGACATCGAGCTGGCCGAGGTCGAGGAAGAAGAGAATACGCCGCATAATGCCGAAGTTGTCTCGCTCGACAAATTCCGCAAGTAG
- a CDS encoding class I SAM-dependent methyltransferase, producing MASHVGADTGPVVEFGPGTGIITKAILAHGVAPENLTLFEMNPSFAANLHDRFAGVKIHVSGAQEAPDLMPATVGAVVSGLPLLSMPSWLRRDIVAAAFKIMRPEGVFIQFTYGQKMPLSAEGLDALGLQATKAQKVWRNLPPAQVYLLRRADV from the coding sequence ATGGCATCGCATGTGGGCGCGGATACGGGGCCTGTGGTGGAATTTGGCCCCGGCACGGGCATCATCACCAAGGCCATCCTTGCGCATGGCGTGGCCCCTGAAAACCTGACCCTATTTGAGATGAACCCCAGTTTTGCCGCGAACCTGCATGACCGTTTTGCGGGCGTCAAAATCCATGTTTCCGGCGCACAAGAGGCGCCCGACCTGATGCCCGCAACCGTGGGGGCTGTCGTTTCAGGATTGCCGCTTTTGTCGATGCCAAGCTGGCTGCGCCGCGACATCGTTGCCGCCGCCTTTAAAATCATGCGCCCCGAAGGCGTTTTCATTCAGTTCACCTATGGTCAGAAAATGCCCCTCTCGGCCGAAGGGTTGGACGCCTTGGGCTTGCAGGCCACAAAGGCGCAAAAGGTCTGGCGCAACTTGCCGCCGGCGCAGGTTTATTTGCTGCGCCGCGCCGATGTCTAA
- a CDS encoding flavin monoamine oxidase family protein, with translation MMNKVSVFGPDFPFAYDDWITHPKGLGHLPASAHGAKVAIIGSGAAGIIAGYELMKLGARPIVFEAGQFGGRLRSQPFEGADGVIAELGGMRFPVSSTGFYHYVEMLGIESRPFPNPLTEAAGSTVIDLLGTSHYAKTLADLPVLFQEVARAYDKALEDGANFTALKQAIRDRDNARIKEIWNPIVKQWDERTFYDFVASSEAFKALSFHHREVFGQVGFGTGGWDSDFPNSMLEILRVNVTECDDHQRYMVGGVGQVPRKLWEHAPEAITHWPKGTTLAKLNGGATRAGAVRIKRLENGKIQITDQWQRAEEFDAVLVTCQSHLLSIAIDTEESLFAQDLWMALDRTRYMQSAKTFVMVDRPFWKDQDPETGRDVMSMTLTDRMTRGTYLFDNGPDKPSVICLSYSWMTDALKVLPLPVEKRVDLALSSLAHVYPDLDIRSHIVGDPITVSWENDPNFLGAFKGALPGHYRYNLRMFGHFMQDDLPPQERGIFLAGDGISWTPAWVEGAVQTSLNAVAGIIRHLGGGFYPENPSPCDHYPEWGPVPLDN, from the coding sequence ATGATGAATAAGGTCTCTGTCTTCGGGCCGGATTTCCCCTTTGCCTATGACGACTGGATCACACACCCAAAGGGCTTGGGGCATCTGCCTGCGTCGGCCCATGGTGCCAAAGTGGCAATCATCGGATCGGGGGCTGCGGGGATTATCGCGGGCTATGAGCTGATGAAGCTGGGCGCGCGGCCCATTGTGTTCGAGGCGGGACAATTCGGCGGCAGGCTGCGCTCTCAACCATTTGAGGGGGCGGATGGTGTTATTGCCGAGCTGGGCGGGATGCGGTTTCCGGTCTCCTCCACCGGGTTTTACCATTATGTGGAAATGCTGGGCATCGAAAGCAGGCCTTTTCCCAACCCGTTGACAGAAGCGGCAGGCTCCACCGTCATCGACCTTCTGGGCACATCGCATTACGCAAAAACCCTTGCCGATCTGCCCGTGCTGTTTCAAGAAGTGGCCCGCGCCTATGACAAGGCGCTGGAGGATGGCGCCAATTTCACCGCCCTGAAACAGGCCATCCGTGACCGTGACAACGCCCGCATCAAAGAGATCTGGAACCCCATCGTCAAACAATGGGATGAGCGTACCTTTTACGATTTCGTCGCCTCCTCTGAGGCGTTCAAGGCGCTGTCCTTCCATCACCGTGAGGTTTTCGGGCAGGTCGGGTTCGGCACCGGCGGCTGGGATTCCGATTTCCCGAACTCGATGTTGGAAATCTTGCGGGTCAATGTGACCGAATGTGATGACCATCAACGCTATATGGTCGGCGGCGTCGGCCAGGTTCCGCGCAAACTATGGGAGCATGCCCCCGAGGCGATCACCCATTGGCCCAAAGGCACGACGCTGGCCAAGCTGAACGGCGGGGCCACACGCGCCGGTGCCGTGCGCATCAAGCGGCTGGAGAACGGCAAAATCCAAATCACCGACCAATGGCAGCGCGCGGAGGAATTCGACGCGGTGCTTGTCACCTGCCAGAGCCATCTTTTGTCGATCGCCATCGACACCGAGGAAAGCCTCTTTGCCCAAGACCTGTGGATGGCGCTGGACCGCACCCGCTATATGCAATCGGCCAAGACCTTCGTCATGGTGGACCGCCCGTTCTGGAAAGACCAAGACCCCGAAACCGGGCGCGATGTGATGTCGATGACCCTGACCGACCGGATGACACGCGGCACCTATCTGTTTGACAACGGGCCGGACAAGCCTTCGGTCATTTGCCTAAGCTATTCATGGATGACCGACGCGCTGAAGGTTCTGCCGCTGCCGGTTGAAAAGCGGGTGGATCTGGCCTTGTCCTCGCTCGCCCATGTCTATCCTGATCTGGATATCAGGTCGCATATCGTGGGCGATCCGATCACGGTAAGTTGGGAAAATGATCCGAATTTTCTGGGCGCTTTCAAAGGGGCTTTGCCGGGGCACTACCGCTATAACCTACGGATGTTCGGCCATTTCATGCAAGATGACCTACCCCCGCAAGAGCGTGGGATATTTTTGGCCGGCGATGGCATCAGCTGGACGCCCGCCTGGGTTGAGGGCGCGGTGCAGACATCCCTCAATGCGGTGGCGGGGATTATCCGGCATTTGGGCGGCGGCTTTTACCCCGAGAACCCATCGCCCTGCGACCATTATCCCGAATGGGGGCCAGTGCCTCTAGACAACTAA
- a CDS encoding ATP-binding protein, with protein MPFNLLVFASLAYVIMLFCVAFLAERRAARGAVKWLRSPLVYTLSLSVYCTAWTFYGAVGYAARSGLEYMTIYLGPTIVFVGWWWVLRKLVRIGRQYRVTSIADLISSRFGKSNLLGVIVTLICVTASTPYIALQLQSVTLSFGVFASATADGWAKPDGDVTSLWVTIGLAIFTILFGTRNLDANEQHTGIVTAIAVEAVVKLLALIAVGVFVIWGLADGPADILARIDASQMAEWHMKPSRWTGLIFLSAAAVICLPRMFQVLVVENSDERHLATASWAFPLYVLLMSLFVIPIAVMGLELMPEGSNPDLFVLTLPLSQGQGGLAMLAFLGGFSSATSMVIVASIALATMVSNHIAMPLWLSLRPAKPVAGDVRRLMLLSRRLSILAILGLGFAYYQSSGGAEALASIGLISFVGVAQILPAMLGGIFWRGATRTGAIWGLCLGFAVWAYTLFLPSFGADGVLSEQILVQGPLGLGWLRPQALFGVAGMDPLIHALFWSIALNTFTFCVGSLLTFPGPVERFQGAAFVNVFEVDSGNAHGWASHGGAGAEDLLVMAQRILGDEEALGFFEAEARAQGRAGYLPDPTSGFIDLLERRLAGSVGAATAHAMISQIAGRAIVSVEDLMAVANEAAQIKEYSSKLEEQREEMTRTARQLRDANDKLTTLSVQKDAFLSQISHELRTPMTSIRAFSEILTEGDLPGVLVTKYGHVIHDETKRLTRLLDDLLDLSVLESGTVQLNLDLSSLRGMIDRAMAAACHTRPEREFIIHRDLPTEEIFLRTDSDRLTQVFINLISNARKYCDATNPELRISVRQKGGRVTVDFIDNGSGIPKDKQALIFEKFARLTDQTKAGGAGLGLAICREVMANLGGTISYLPGQWGGAFRVTVPLRLEVAKK; from the coding sequence ATGCCATTCAACCTGCTGGTTTTTGCCTCGCTCGCCTATGTCATCATGCTGTTTTGTGTGGCCTTTCTGGCCGAACGTCGGGCCGCCCGCGGGGCGGTGAAATGGCTGCGTTCGCCATTGGTTTATACGTTGTCTCTGTCGGTCTATTGTACGGCATGGACGTTTTACGGCGCCGTTGGTTATGCCGCCCGGTCGGGGCTGGAATATATGACCATCTATCTGGGGCCGACGATTGTCTTTGTCGGCTGGTGGTGGGTGCTGCGCAAGCTGGTGCGGATCGGGCGGCAGTATCGGGTGACCTCTATTGCTGACTTGATCTCCAGCCGGTTCGGGAAGTCCAACCTTTTGGGCGTGATCGTCACCCTTATTTGCGTCACGGCCTCCACGCCCTATATTGCGTTGCAACTTCAGTCGGTTACGCTGTCGTTCGGGGTGTTTGCCAGCGCCACGGCGGATGGTTGGGCCAAGCCGGACGGCGATGTCACCTCGCTTTGGGTGACAATCGGCCTTGCGATTTTTACCATCCTGTTCGGCACCCGCAACCTTGACGCCAATGAGCAGCACACCGGCATCGTCACCGCCATCGCCGTAGAGGCGGTGGTCAAGCTGCTGGCGCTGATCGCGGTAGGGGTCTTCGTGATCTGGGGGCTGGCTGACGGGCCTGCTGATATTCTGGCGCGGATCGATGCCAGCCAGATGGCCGAATGGCATATGAAGCCCTCGCGCTGGACGGGGTTGATTTTCCTCTCGGCGGCGGCGGTGATCTGCTTGCCGCGGATGTTTCAGGTGCTGGTGGTGGAAAACAGCGATGAGCGGCATCTGGCGACCGCAAGCTGGGCCTTTCCGCTTTACGTGTTGTTGATGAGCCTCTTTGTCATCCCGATCGCCGTTATGGGGCTGGAGTTGATGCCAGAAGGCTCCAACCCTGATCTTTTTGTGCTGACGCTGCCGCTAAGTCAAGGGCAGGGCGGGCTTGCGATGCTGGCGTTCTTGGGCGGGTTTTCAAGTGCCACTTCAATGGTGATTGTGGCCTCAATCGCGCTGGCAACGATGGTTTCGAACCATATCGCGATGCCGCTTTGGCTGTCTCTGCGGCCGGCCAAGCCGGTGGCGGGGGATGTGCGGCGGTTGATGCTCTTGTCACGGCGGCTGTCGATTTTGGCGATTCTGGGCTTGGGCTTTGCTTATTATCAAAGCTCGGGCGGGGCCGAGGCGCTTGCCTCTATCGGGTTGATCTCATTCGTGGGGGTGGCGCAGATATTGCCTGCCATGCTGGGCGGCATCTTTTGGCGCGGGGCCACGCGGACGGGTGCCATCTGGGGGCTGTGCCTTGGGTTTGCGGTTTGGGCCTATACGTTGTTCTTGCCCTCTTTCGGGGCGGATGGGGTTTTGTCGGAACAAATACTGGTGCAGGGGCCGCTAGGCCTTGGCTGGTTGCGTCCACAAGCGCTGTTTGGTGTGGCGGGTATGGACCCGCTGATCCATGCGCTGTTTTGGTCCATCGCGCTGAATACATTCACCTTTTGTGTGGGGTCTTTGCTGACGTTCCCCGGCCCTGTCGAACGGTTTCAGGGCGCGGCCTTTGTCAATGTGTTCGAGGTGGACAGCGGCAACGCGCACGGCTGGGCCTCTCATGGTGGGGCGGGGGCCGAGGATTTGCTGGTCATGGCGCAGCGTATTCTGGGCGATGAAGAGGCGCTTGGTTTCTTTGAGGCCGAGGCCCGCGCCCAAGGGCGTGCAGGCTATCTGCCCGATCCGACGTCAGGGTTCATCGACCTGTTGGAACGCAGGCTTGCGGGATCGGTCGGGGCGGCGACGGCCCATGCGATGATCTCGCAGATTGCGGGACGGGCGATTGTCTCGGTCGAGGATCTGATGGCCGTGGCCAATGAGGCCGCCCAGATCAAGGAATACTCGTCGAAGCTGGAAGAACAGCGCGAAGAGATGACCCGCACCGCGCGCCAGCTGCGTGATGCCAATGACAAGCTGACCACGCTTTCGGTGCAAAAAGACGCCTTCCTAAGCCAGATCAGCCATGAGCTGCGTACGCCCATGACCTCTATCCGTGCGTTTTCAGAAATTCTGACCGAGGGTGATTTACCGGGCGTATTGGTCACGAAATACGGCCATGTGATCCATGATGAAACCAAACGGCTGACGCGGCTTTTGGATGATTTGCTGGATCTAAGCGTGCTGGAAAGCGGCACCGTGCAGCTTAATCTGGACCTGAGCAGTCTGCGCGGGATGATTGACCGTGCGATGGCGGCGGCCTGTCATACCCGACCCGAGCGGGAATTTATCATCCATCGCGACCTGCCGACCGAAGAGATTTTTCTGCGCACCGACAGTGACCGGCTGACACAGGTGTTCATCAACCTCATCTCCAATGCGCGCAAATATTGCGATGCGACCAACCCGGAATTGCGCATTTCCGTGCGGCAAAAGGGCGGCAGGGTGACGGTGGACTTCATCGATAACGGTTCGGGTATTCCCAAGGATAAACAAGCGCTTATATTCGAGAAGTTCGCACGGCTGACCGATCAGACCAAGGCGGGCGGGGCGGGGCTTGGTCTTGCGATTTGCCGTGAGGTGATGGCCAATCTGGGCGGCACCATCAGCTATTTGCCGGGGCAATGGGGCGGTGCGTTTCGCGTAACGGTGCCCTTGCGGCTGGAGGTTGCCAAGAAATAG
- the fumC gene encoding class II fumarate hydratase: MSATRTETDSFGPLEVPADKYWGAQTQRSIQNFPIGWERQPVAIIRALGVIKKACALVNKAQGDMPADLADTIAAAAQEVIDGKFDDNFPLVVWQTGSGTQSNMNANEVISNRAIEMLGGEKGSKKPVHPNDHCNMGQSSNDTFPTAMHVATGMMARDVLLPGLEKLHAALAAKSEEFKDIIKIGRTHTQDATPLTLGQEFSGYAHQVAKGIERVKSCLPDIYELAQGGTAVGTGLNTRVGWDARVAAEMANITGLPFVTAPNKFEALAAHDAMVMMSGALKTVAGSLFKIANDLRFLGSGPRSGLGELILPENEPGSSIMPGKVNPTQAEALTMVCAHVMGNDAAIGFAGSQGHFELNVYNPMMSYNLLQSMQLLGDAAGSFTDNMVVGTQANTARIDKLMKESLMLVTALAPTIGYDNATKVAKTAHKNGTTLREEAIALGLVDGETFDRVVRPEDMIGPKG; this comes from the coding sequence ATGTCCGCAACGCGTACCGAAACCGACAGCTTTGGCCCCCTTGAAGTCCCCGCGGACAAGTATTGGGGCGCACAGACCCAACGCTCTATCCAGAACTTCCCTATCGGCTGGGAACGTCAGCCCGTCGCCATCATTCGCGCGCTTGGCGTGATCAAAAAGGCCTGCGCTTTGGTGAACAAAGCCCAAGGCGATATGCCCGCCGATCTGGCCGATACCATTGCGGCGGCCGCCCAAGAGGTGATCGACGGCAAGTTTGATGACAACTTCCCGCTGGTTGTCTGGCAAACAGGGTCCGGCACGCAAAGCAACATGAACGCGAATGAGGTGATCTCTAACCGCGCGATTGAGATGCTGGGCGGGGAGAAGGGCTCCAAAAAGCCTGTCCACCCGAATGACCATTGCAATATGGGCCAATCGTCCAATGACACCTTCCCCACCGCGATGCATGTCGCCACGGGGATGATGGCGCGTGATGTGCTGCTGCCGGGGCTGGAAAAGCTGCATGCCGCCTTGGCCGCCAAATCCGAAGAATTCAAGGATATCATCAAGATCGGTCGCACCCACACCCAAGACGCGACGCCACTGACGCTGGGTCAGGAATTCTCCGGCTATGCCCATCAGGTTGCCAAGGGGATCGAGCGGGTCAAATCCTGCCTGCCCGATATCTATGAGCTGGCACAGGGCGGCACCGCCGTTGGCACCGGCTTGAACACCCGCGTTGGTTGGGATGCCCGTGTAGCCGCTGAAATGGCAAATATCACCGGCCTGCCTTTCGTCACCGCCCCGAACAAGTTCGAGGCACTGGCAGCCCATGACGCCATGGTGATGATGTCGGGCGCGCTGAAAACCGTGGCGGGAAGCCTGTTCAAAATCGCCAATGACCTGCGTTTTCTTGGTTCCGGCCCGCGCTCGGGTCTTGGCGAATTGATCCTGCCGGAAAATGAGCCGGGATCCTCGATCATGCCGGGCAAGGTGAACCCGACCCAGGCCGAGGCGCTGACCATGGTTTGCGCCCATGTCATGGGCAATGATGCGGCCATCGGCTTTGCCGGTTCCCAAGGGCATTTTGAGCTGAACGTCTATAACCCGATGATGTCTTATAACCTGTTGCAGAGCATGCAACTTTTGGGTGATGCGGCGGGTTCGTTCACCGATAATATGGTTGTGGGAACACAGGCCAACACCGCCCGCATCGACAAGCTGATGAAGGAATCGCTGATGCTGGTCACGGCGCTGGCCCCGACCATCGGCTATGACAATGCGACCAAGGTTGCCAAAACCGCGCATAAAAACGGCACGACCCTGCGCGAAGAGGCAATCGCCCTTGGCCTCGTCGATGGCGAAACCTTTGACCGTGTGGTGCGTCCCGAAGATATGATCGGCCCAAAGGGCTAA
- a CDS encoding ribbon-helix-helix domain-containing protein has product MSRASERPAKRSLTLRGHRTSVSLEAEFWQAFRDIASERDLTINALAIEVDESRQTDIGLASAIRVFVLNHYRQTKS; this is encoded by the coding sequence ATGAGCCGCGCCTCGGAGCGGCCTGCCAAACGGTCGCTAACATTGCGGGGCCACCGGACATCGGTCTCGTTGGAGGCAGAGTTCTGGCAGGCCTTTCGCGACATCGCCAGTGAACGCGACCTGACCATCAATGCGCTTGCGATTGAGGTGGACGAGTCCCGCCAGACCGATATCGGCCTTGCCTCTGCCATCCGGGTTTTTGTGCTGAACCATTACCGTCAAACCAAATCCTAA
- a CDS encoding DUF4169 family protein produces the protein MTAKVLSLARARKQRDRKARAAQADANAVKFGRTKGEKQADEAAKQKSGRALDGHARDPEDGS, from the coding sequence ATGACGGCCAAGGTCCTCAGCCTCGCGCGGGCGCGCAAACAGCGAGACCGCAAAGCGCGGGCCGCGCAGGCTGATGCCAATGCCGTCAAATTCGGCCGCACAAAGGGCGAAAAGCAGGCCGATGAGGCCGCAAAGCAGAAATCGGGGCGCGCCTTGGATGGTCATGCGCGCGACCCCGAAGACGGATCATGA